A single Crateriforma conspicua DNA region contains:
- a CDS encoding PEP-CTERM sorting domain-containing protein (PEP-CTERM proteins occur, often in large numbers, in the proteomes of bacteria that also encode an exosortase, a predicted intramembrane cysteine proteinase. The presence of a PEP-CTERM domain at a protein's C-terminus predicts cleavage within the sorting domain, followed by covalent anchoring to some some component of the (usually Gram-negative) cell surface. Many PEP-CTERM proteins exhibit an unusual sequence composition that includes large numbers of potential glycosylation sites. Expression of one such protein has been shown restore the ability of a bacterium to form floc, a type of biofilm.) has protein sequence MANRSRASVWWSLVISFTAVALNGGPARAAIIISGYTDATNDRFTDSGSFLLSGFDLSGIGQDASGRWATAIGRNVVISAAHLAPTGSVTFYPANDPGDVPVTIGIAGGQKITGTDLWIGTLESNLPEAITDYAFATEMLSGPSEALVSAGTYQGVTAFTFGRSQAVHPATRDQAVGQNRITGYVENVDFLGNSDNDSLLMQRDDPGDTNFVTYESFFQGGDSGGPTFVDDSGQLVLIGTNAFRYDADDPFAEDPITGSGINYIANQSAFINQYIEAAAVPEPSSLALLTGVTALMVRCRKRKSSSRR, from the coding sequence ATGGCGAATCGTTCCCGGGCGTCGGTTTGGTGGTCGCTGGTGATTTCCTTCACAGCGGTTGCGCTGAATGGAGGTCCAGCCCGGGCGGCAATCATCATCTCGGGGTACACCGACGCGACGAACGATCGCTTCACCGATTCAGGCTCGTTTCTGCTGTCCGGCTTTGACTTGTCGGGGATCGGCCAAGATGCCAGCGGCCGCTGGGCGACGGCCATCGGTCGCAACGTGGTGATCAGCGCCGCGCACTTGGCACCCACCGGATCGGTGACGTTCTATCCGGCAAACGATCCGGGGGACGTGCCGGTGACGATCGGCATCGCTGGTGGGCAAAAGATCACGGGGACCGATTTGTGGATCGGGACGTTGGAATCGAATCTGCCCGAAGCGATCACCGATTATGCATTCGCGACGGAGATGCTGTCCGGACCGTCCGAGGCACTGGTCAGTGCGGGGACTTACCAAGGCGTGACGGCATTCACCTTTGGCCGATCCCAGGCAGTCCATCCAGCGACCCGCGACCAAGCCGTGGGCCAAAACCGAATCACGGGCTATGTGGAGAATGTCGATTTCCTGGGAAACTCAGACAACGACAGCCTGTTGATGCAGCGTGACGATCCCGGCGACACAAACTTTGTGACCTATGAATCGTTTTTTCAAGGTGGTGATTCCGGCGGACCGACGTTTGTCGACGATTCGGGCCAGTTGGTTTTGATCGGCACCAACGCGTTCCGGTACGACGCGGACGATCCATTCGCTGAAGACCCGATTACCGGCAGCGGGATCAACTACATCGCTAACCAGTCGGCGTTTATCAACCAGTACATCGAAGCGGCCGCGGTCCCCGAACCATCCAGTTTGGCGTTACTGACCGGTGTGACGGCGTTGATGGTGCGTTGTCGAAAACGAAAGTCATCGTCGCGACGTTGA